From Psychrobacillus sp. FSL K6-2836, a single genomic window includes:
- a CDS encoding ATP-grasp domain-containing protein — translation MKSIVFIGSYNSGTSKEALMVASEMGYWVVLFTDKNNQWDYMEANETLFIKNLFDEQLVMKKIAELQREGKEICACFSFIDPYVSYSIRLSNRLGVGRASLESIILMEDKIAIREKFKHLSVSPHYWIVHPDSPLQSLDAELEPNLPLIIKAPVSNGSKDVLKVETLENLAKNIIDLQKRYPTKCLLIEEFLQGPQYLIELVVHQDEIKFIEIIEQEVIYNGKFIVMAYKYPAMLEEEILNRLRLHISSIIEQIGFSNGSCHMEMKLVQGEWKLIEINPRMSGGAMNRIIEEGTGINLLKEILKVYLGEEFSFIKTRKKYVYARYLTIEKRGKLLRVIGKERALEHDDIKYIHIKPKIGRVLKRPYSMGDRYACIVAASESAKQAEENTLAAAKEIKFYMEPF, via the coding sequence ATGAAGTCGATTGTGTTCATCGGAAGTTATAACTCTGGTACAAGTAAAGAGGCTCTAATGGTTGCAAGTGAAATGGGGTACTGGGTTGTTTTGTTTACTGATAAGAACAACCAGTGGGATTACATGGAAGCAAATGAAACTCTATTTATTAAAAACTTGTTTGACGAACAGCTAGTGATGAAAAAAATAGCTGAACTACAAAGGGAAGGGAAGGAAATATGCGCTTGCTTTAGTTTCATTGATCCCTATGTTTCTTATTCGATACGTCTATCTAATCGGTTAGGCGTTGGTAGGGCCTCATTGGAATCAATAATTTTAATGGAAGATAAAATAGCTATAAGAGAAAAGTTTAAGCATTTATCTGTGTCCCCTCATTACTGGATAGTTCATCCAGACAGTCCCCTTCAAAGTTTAGACGCAGAGCTTGAACCCAATCTCCCTTTAATAATAAAAGCACCTGTATCGAATGGCTCTAAGGACGTGTTAAAGGTCGAAACATTAGAGAATTTAGCAAAAAATATAATTGACTTGCAAAAAAGATATCCAACTAAATGCTTGCTAATTGAGGAATTTTTACAAGGACCGCAGTACTTGATTGAATTGGTGGTCCATCAAGATGAGATAAAATTTATAGAGATAATAGAACAAGAAGTAATATATAATGGAAAATTTATTGTCATGGCTTATAAATATCCAGCAATGTTAGAAGAGGAAATACTAAATAGGCTCCGTTTGCATATATCGAGCATTATTGAACAAATAGGATTTTCTAACGGATCATGTCATATGGAGATGAAACTTGTCCAAGGTGAATGGAAACTGATAGAAATTAATCCGAGAATGTCCGGTGGTGCCATGAACAGAATTATTGAAGAAGGTACTGGTATTAATCTTCTAAAAGAAATATTAAAAGTTTATTTAGGAGAAGAGTTTTCTTTTATAAAAACGAGAAAAAAGTATGTATATGCTAGGTATTTAACGATAGAAAAAAGAGGTAAATTACTAAGAGTTATTGGTAAAGAACGGGCATTAGAGCATGATGATATTAAATATATTCATATAAAACCGAAAATTGGAAGAGTTCTTAAAAGACCTTATTCAATGGGTGATCGATACGCTTGTATCGTTGCAGCATCCGAATCCGCAAAACAAGCAGAGGAGAATACTTTAGCGGCAGCTAAGGAGATAAAGTTTTATATGGAGCCTTTTTAA
- a CDS encoding CotY/CotZ family spore coat protein encodes MSSERCNYICEAFYELKLLQDFLQDSQTKFFGNLLAKIVGTDTIPFLLTTTKGDLLTISSVQDGFETNYFRIELVDLEKCCVTISLLRPIDIEGNVSNAPCDVVRLEKTSICRVIDTNFICAIQTLETKMLTRKIIIEPKW; translated from the coding sequence TTGTCCAGTGAAAGATGTAATTATATATGTGAGGCGTTCTACGAATTAAAATTACTTCAAGATTTTTTACAAGACTCTCAAACAAAGTTTTTCGGAAATTTACTAGCTAAAATAGTAGGTACCGATACTATTCCCTTTCTACTTACAACAACAAAAGGAGACTTACTAACAATAAGCAGTGTGCAGGATGGATTTGAAACTAACTACTTCAGAATTGAACTCGTTGATTTAGAAAAATGCTGTGTAACAATTTCACTACTGCGACCAATAGATATTGAAGGTAATGTGTCCAATGCTCCTTGTGATGTGGTTAGATTAGAGAAAACATCTATTTGCAGGGTTATTGATACAAACTTCATCTGTGCCATCCAAACTTTGGAGACCAAAATGTTAACAAGGAAAATTATTATTGAGCCTAAATGGTAG
- a CDS encoding YheC/YheD family protein: MITIGMLHHRKDPKTVIKSYAYAAVARAEGINFFFFSPGTVNFVNRTIRGQVYENGNWRERIMPFPDVIYNAGSPEKLIKSKEIINKLKSSIPFTTNSIGNKWNISERLKEAKEFTNYLIPTEIIKDLETFYKYISSFHKVVFKPIDGRKGKGIYFIHKADEKYEVRKDSVSTTYTKEQLNDILIEKLSTETFIVQPYIHSLTKSGQVFDFRLHVQKNGEGKWVITTIYPRIAPSGSIIANINNGGYTNYLDPFLQQEFKEEAFNIKRMLEHFSLSLANHLDEIQMMKYGEVIDEIGIDIGLDENLKIWIYEVNWRPGCPPAFYLELDVVVNSIRYAKFIAENQAKINKEITESKKNNRKEKVDLPIIAITGSAGKTTSKAFLASILSKKWTIFESKDYWNTTEHTKKHAAAINDTHEAVVLEYGMAYPGVITEHCSIIQPTISIVTNIGLAHVGNFDSDIKKVAHAKSELIHGMDQSGILILNKDDDNSKYLETDQFKGKIMTVGIKSPANYRAYDVKYEENGMSFKIKLQRREITLFIPILGEHHVYNALNAIAVADYLGFTPMEIKAGLIFRKPPRRLTIYNCRDNITVIDDTVHSHPQGVRAALDVLTNIRGNRKIAIIGQMRELGDLREQEYSKVGDYVHEKGIDILITYGFRTEEIGAEALKKGFPAKNIYHYTNKDQMHELLKKIVTKDDTILVKGASKTNMFDTVHFLDQFFKV; this comes from the coding sequence ATGATAACAATAGGAATGTTACATCATCGAAAAGATCCTAAAACAGTCATCAAGTCATATGCGTATGCGGCTGTTGCGAGGGCCGAGGGAATTAACTTTTTTTTCTTTTCACCAGGAACAGTAAATTTTGTAAACAGAACAATTAGGGGTCAAGTGTATGAGAATGGAAACTGGCGTGAGAGAATAATGCCTTTCCCTGATGTAATATATAATGCTGGGAGCCCCGAAAAGTTAATAAAGTCAAAAGAAATAATTAACAAATTGAAAAGTTCTATTCCATTCACCACGAACTCAATCGGAAACAAGTGGAATATCAGTGAGAGATTAAAAGAGGCGAAGGAATTTACAAACTACTTAATTCCTACAGAAATTATAAAGGATTTAGAAACTTTTTATAAGTATATTTCTTCCTTTCACAAAGTTGTTTTTAAACCAATTGACGGAAGAAAAGGAAAAGGAATTTATTTCATTCATAAAGCAGACGAGAAGTATGAAGTAAGAAAGGATTCTGTAAGTACAACTTATACTAAAGAACAGTTAAACGATATCCTCATAGAAAAGCTATCCACAGAGACCTTTATTGTTCAGCCTTATATACACTCCCTTACAAAGTCCGGTCAAGTGTTTGACTTCAGGCTTCATGTACAAAAAAATGGAGAAGGAAAATGGGTAATTACCACTATCTATCCAAGAATTGCACCATCGGGATCAATTATTGCTAATATTAATAATGGGGGATATACAAATTACCTTGATCCTTTCTTGCAACAAGAGTTTAAAGAAGAAGCATTTAATATTAAACGTATGCTGGAGCACTTTTCTTTGTCGCTAGCGAATCATTTAGATGAAATTCAAATGATGAAGTATGGGGAAGTAATTGATGAAATCGGAATCGATATCGGATTAGATGAGAATTTAAAAATTTGGATTTATGAGGTTAACTGGCGACCGGGTTGCCCACCAGCATTCTATTTAGAATTAGACGTAGTAGTGAATTCTATAAGATATGCAAAGTTTATAGCTGAAAATCAAGCTAAAATAAACAAAGAGATAACCGAGAGTAAGAAGAACAACAGAAAAGAAAAAGTGGATCTTCCAATCATTGCGATAACTGGAAGTGCTGGAAAAACAACGTCTAAAGCATTTCTTGCATCTATCTTATCAAAAAAATGGACTATTTTTGAGTCTAAGGATTATTGGAATACGACGGAGCATACAAAAAAACACGCAGCAGCTATTAATGACACGCATGAAGCAGTTGTTCTAGAATATGGGATGGCCTACCCTGGGGTAATAACGGAGCATTGCAGCATTATACAGCCAACTATTAGTATAGTAACAAATATTGGTCTTGCACATGTAGGAAACTTCGATAGTGATATAAAAAAAGTAGCCCATGCAAAATCCGAATTAATTCATGGTATGGACCAATCTGGTATTTTAATTTTAAACAAGGATGATGATAATTCAAAGTATCTGGAGACCGATCAATTTAAAGGAAAAATAATGACTGTTGGTATAAAATCTCCAGCGAACTACAGAGCATATGATGTTAAATACGAGGAAAATGGAATGAGTTTTAAGATAAAGCTACAACGTCGGGAAATTACATTGTTTATTCCTATATTGGGTGAACATCATGTATATAATGCATTGAATGCAATTGCTGTTGCAGATTACTTGGGCTTTACGCCAATGGAAATTAAAGCTGGACTTATTTTTAGAAAACCACCAAGAAGATTAACGATCTACAATTGCCGTGACAACATAACAGTCATCGATGACACTGTTCATTCACATCCACAAGGGGTAAGAGCTGCGCTTGATGTACTAACTAATATTAGGGGTAATCGAAAAATAGCTATTATAGGTCAAATGCGAGAATTGGGAGACCTAAGAGAGCAAGAATATAGTAAAGTTGGCGATTATGTGCATGAAAAGGGAATTGACATTTTAATCACATACGGATTTCGCACGGAAGAAATTGGAGCAGAGGCACTTAAAAAGGGCTTTCCAGCAAAGAATATTTATCACTACACTAACAAGGACCAAATGCATGAATTATTAAAAAAGATAGTGACAAAGGATGATACAATTTTAGTTAAGGGAGCAAGTAAAACAAATATGTTTGATACTGTTCATTTTTTAGATCAATTCTTCAAAGTATAG
- a CDS encoding ATP-grasp domain-containing protein, with protein sequence MKAIIFISTNKSGSSREAIKAAEKLGYFTILFTNNDKQFQQRKEYKDVHKMTFVDTSSLEEMREEISMLQTKGVDVKTIVSFVDPYVHIASTLCDEFCKNNNSSKAIKMMEDKEETRQFLQKESYTPRFISIKPNDIISTNSIIENLGLPIIVKSPKSTGSKDVLLAKRKVQLEKNIDILRSKNPKETIILEEYIGGDQFLIEAVVYNKTAHIVGVIEQEITRGKRFIITGYGVLVDVPEKIKKGLEDVLHSITKAFSIENGALHLELRLSKNGWKLIEINPRISGGAMNKMLHAAFGISLVEETLKLFLGEKPNLTPKHHQHVFTKYFVSEERGILEKVTGKGRAKNSPGVVEVYVKTKKGSLLVPPLSMGHRYAYVIATGTSLKEAKDHANTAINQIEFHLKPKENEDT encoded by the coding sequence GTGAAAGCAATTATTTTTATAAGTACAAATAAATCAGGCTCCAGTAGAGAAGCTATTAAAGCAGCTGAAAAATTGGGGTACTTTACAATTCTTTTTACAAATAATGATAAGCAGTTTCAACAAAGGAAGGAATATAAAGATGTTCATAAAATGACTTTTGTGGATACAAGTAGCTTGGAGGAAATGAGAGAGGAAATATCTATGCTTCAGACTAAAGGTGTAGATGTCAAAACAATCGTGAGTTTTGTAGATCCTTATGTTCATATAGCTTCCACTCTTTGTGATGAATTTTGTAAGAATAATAATTCGTCCAAAGCAATTAAAATGATGGAGGACAAAGAGGAAACCCGACAGTTTCTTCAAAAAGAATCTTACACACCTAGATTTATATCTATCAAGCCAAATGATATTATTTCAACAAACTCAATAATTGAGAATTTAGGTTTACCTATTATAGTTAAGTCACCGAAATCTACAGGTTCTAAAGACGTACTCCTAGCGAAAAGAAAAGTACAACTGGAAAAAAACATTGACATTCTCCGTAGTAAAAATCCAAAAGAAACGATAATCTTGGAAGAATATATTGGAGGTGATCAATTTTTAATTGAAGCCGTCGTTTACAATAAAACTGCTCATATTGTTGGAGTTATTGAACAGGAAATAACTAGAGGAAAAAGGTTTATCATTACAGGATATGGAGTTCTAGTGGATGTTCCAGAAAAAATAAAAAAAGGACTAGAAGACGTTCTTCATTCAATTACTAAGGCATTTAGTATTGAAAATGGCGCATTGCACCTCGAACTACGTTTATCTAAAAACGGTTGGAAACTCATTGAGATTAACCCAAGGATTTCTGGTGGAGCAATGAATAAGATGCTACACGCAGCATTCGGAATTAGTTTAGTAGAAGAAACGCTTAAGCTATTTTTAGGCGAAAAACCAAACCTTACTCCAAAACATCACCAACATGTATTTACTAAATATTTTGTCTCAGAAGAAAGAGGGATCCTCGAAAAAGTTACAGGAAAAGGGAGAGCAAAGAATTCCCCTGGAGTCGTTGAGGTCTATGTAAAAACTAAAAAAGGGTCTCTACTAGTTCCACCGCTATCAATGGGACACCGATATGCATATGTAATTGCAACAGGCACTAGCTTAAAAGAAGCTAAAGATCATGCAAATACAGCTATTAACCAAATTGAATTCCATCTAAAACCTAAAGAAAATGAGGACACCTAA
- a CDS encoding Mur ligase family protein, whose protein sequence is MKVHNVSDIREIISGELVQGSDNTEVYYGAYRLKQIKNKNTILFISKRIVDWKSLKKFFPMVLVTERKYNKEEIPDNITVIYVLNSEEAYWKFIHHYRNLFDIPVVAITGTAGKTTTKEMIKHILSFDREVTATNRTSNSRTAFLQYLLNIGECTEAAVFETAVGAPGDVLNAGEYFKPTIGIITNVGAHHLNYCKTLEGYIEAKGEMVEIIDPSGVLIINGDDLNTRKIDVKKFLGKIIRVGRNSYCHFKITNSEYSKDGMQFSVQHKNRNYQVFVPGFGEHQVYNALFALAAVNEMGVSIPEAAKRLKSFKKYNKQLQIVDGINGSIILDDTWSITTTSLDAALKVLNEVKLRKKRIAVIGTITDLGSWGYIIHEEAGKIVYQNGVDVLITIGYHASIIADHAVKLGLNSQVYKFNNSTLVYGLLNEIADADTIILIKGDMYMKPIIELAAKLRKK, encoded by the coding sequence ATGAAAGTCCATAATGTTAGTGATATTAGGGAAATAATTTCTGGTGAATTAGTACAAGGTTCGGATAATACGGAAGTTTATTATGGTGCCTACCGATTAAAACAAATTAAGAATAAAAATACAATTCTTTTTATAAGTAAACGGATTGTAGATTGGAAAAGTCTGAAGAAATTTTTTCCAATGGTACTTGTGACAGAGAGAAAGTATAACAAAGAGGAGATACCGGACAATATAACAGTTATATATGTTTTGAATTCAGAAGAAGCATATTGGAAATTTATACACCACTATAGGAATCTATTTGATATTCCAGTAGTTGCTATAACAGGCACTGCCGGAAAAACAACTACAAAAGAAATGATTAAGCATATTTTATCCTTTGACCGAGAGGTGACTGCTACAAACCGTACTAGTAATTCACGTACAGCCTTTTTACAGTATCTTTTGAATATTGGAGAATGCACAGAGGCCGCCGTATTTGAAACAGCTGTAGGTGCACCTGGTGATGTCCTAAATGCTGGGGAATATTTCAAACCGACAATTGGAATTATTACAAATGTAGGAGCCCATCACTTAAATTATTGCAAAACGCTTGAGGGCTATATTGAGGCGAAGGGTGAAATGGTCGAAATAATTGATCCATCAGGAGTATTAATTATTAATGGAGATGATCTAAATACCCGAAAAATCGATGTAAAAAAGTTCTTAGGTAAAATAATCAGGGTTGGGAGAAACTCATATTGCCACTTTAAAATTACTAATAGTGAATACTCTAAAGATGGTATGCAGTTTAGTGTTCAGCACAAAAATAGAAATTATCAAGTTTTTGTACCCGGATTTGGTGAGCATCAGGTTTACAATGCTCTTTTTGCACTTGCTGCGGTTAATGAAATGGGTGTAAGTATCCCGGAAGCCGCAAAAAGGTTGAAATCATTTAAGAAGTATAATAAACAGCTTCAGATAGTAGATGGGATCAATGGATCTATCATATTAGATGATACATGGAGTATTACAACGACATCATTGGATGCAGCTTTAAAGGTGCTCAATGAAGTGAAATTAAGGAAAAAAAGAATAGCGGTAATTGGAACGATTACAGATTTAGGGTCTTGGGGCTATATTATTCACGAAGAAGCTGGAAAAATTGTTTATCAAAATGGGGTTGATGTATTAATCACGATTGGCTATCATGCAAGTATCATTGCTGATCATGCAGTAAAATTAGGTTTAAATTCCCAAGTCTATAAATTTAATAATAGTACACTTGTTTATGGTTTATTAAATGAGATTGCAGATGCCGATACAATAATTCTTATTAAAGGTGATATGTATATGAAGCCTATAATAGAATTAGCTGCTAAGTTAAGGAAAAAATAG
- a CDS encoding YheC/YheD family protein has translation MGVSRGRLSQYKLLQKEKRLQKHLVKTVLFSRQELFSLLDQYNTVVVKPSYGPGNFIISFVNNKYQIKSTNKMITITNKEDMFEYINQYEIKQKYYIIQPLQPARTPYQFFVTVHRKNSTSNWCVTSITKCSDSKILIKNTQQYFFEKYKGLSYIVANKLGKSFPTCNTIVVEVITDDKKNIGICEAILHFSISKWDQYQSLRGPLIPKTDLLTSSTFRGYVKRYNEVIIKPCNGQHGVGVVQIKRTQHQSYEIHSGISIITKPNIDEAYKYAMDTIYTSNKDYIIQEKVQLATIDECSLDVRVIAQKYESGWNVTGKIVKLAGKGFIVTNAAQKLLTLEDAIQDSTILSKNSEAFHKKIDEVCLSAANRLDKKNIGLKIIGFDVGITDEGDIWIIEGNYVPDLTMFKEHKDQNVYMNILKINNRKK, from the coding sequence ATGGGAGTAAGTAGGGGAAGACTTAGTCAATATAAACTATTACAAAAAGAAAAACGATTGCAAAAACACCTAGTGAAAACTGTTCTATTTTCCAGACAAGAACTTTTCTCCCTTTTGGATCAGTATAATACTGTTGTTGTAAAACCTTCTTATGGTCCTGGAAATTTTATAATTTCTTTCGTAAATAATAAATACCAAATTAAATCGACAAATAAAATGATCACTATAACCAATAAGGAAGATATGTTTGAGTATATAAACCAATATGAAATAAAACAAAAATATTATATTATTCAACCTCTTCAACCTGCAAGGACCCCTTACCAATTCTTTGTCACTGTCCATCGTAAAAATTCTACTTCTAATTGGTGTGTAACTTCTATAACGAAATGTTCAGACTCCAAGATTCTTATAAAAAATACTCAGCAGTACTTTTTTGAAAAATACAAAGGACTTTCTTATATCGTGGCCAATAAACTTGGAAAGTCCTTTCCAACCTGTAATACGATTGTAGTTGAGGTTATCACTGATGATAAGAAGAACATAGGAATCTGTGAAGCAATCCTTCATTTTTCAATTAGTAAGTGGGATCAGTATCAATCACTTAGAGGACCCTTAATACCAAAGACGGATTTACTAACGAGTTCAACGTTTAGGGGTTATGTAAAAAGATACAATGAAGTAATTATTAAGCCTTGTAATGGCCAGCATGGGGTAGGAGTTGTACAAATAAAAAGAACACAGCATCAATCGTATGAAATTCATTCTGGTATTAGCATTATAACTAAACCAAATATAGATGAAGCTTATAAATATGCTATGGATACTATTTACACCTCTAATAAGGATTATATCATCCAAGAAAAAGTACAATTGGCTACAATTGACGAATGTTCATTGGACGTTAGAGTAATTGCTCAAAAGTATGAATCCGGATGGAACGTAACGGGCAAAATAGTAAAACTGGCTGGGAAAGGTTTTATTGTCACAAATGCTGCTCAGAAGCTACTCACTTTAGAGGATGCTATACAAGATTCCACTATTCTTTCAAAAAATAGTGAAGCTTTTCATAAAAAAATAGATGAAGTTTGTCTGTCGGCTGCAAATCGACTGGATAAAAAAAATATAGGTTTGAAGATCATTGGATTTGATGTTGGGATTACTGATGAAGGAGACATATGGATTATTGAAGGGAATTATGTCCCCGACCTAACGATGTTCAAAGAGCATAAAGACCAAAATGTATATATGAATATATTGAAAATAAATAATAGAAAAAAATGA
- a CDS encoding UDP-N-acetylmuramoyl-tripeptide--D-alanyl-D-alanine ligase, with translation MKSLQVKEIRDLIQGELISGSELWYVRNAIYYKRHELTTRNTLMFVSRSDSINWQEIDNKGPSLVITDKPKEEMKGAMSNTTVIKVKSLVQAYWGFMDYYRKLFHIPVVAITGTCGKTTTKEMIKHILSEDRNVHASISSKNEPRQSLPYLVGINDRTEAAVFELGLGNSGNIKHQCMIYQPTIGIITNIGVHHLDGCGNLEGYIKAKSEIVDGVSKDGTLIINADDINTKKVSLRNFKGKIIYFGSSQKSDFRASDVKFTNKGMSFSFHFSNKTFKAFISGYGEHQVYNALAALAAIHVMGMDLEDAIPRLATFQNMTRHLEFSNGIGGSTIIDDTWTNNPTSVEAALNVLDTIGVDKNVILVLGDINRLGNFEKKYHAEIGSLVAKRNIHSLITIGSKAEEIARQALKEGTKADVHIFQNVQGVMEVLKPKLNYQTILLIKGPMSSRSMIDFANSLKKNNA, from the coding sequence TTGAAGTCTTTACAAGTAAAAGAGATTAGGGATTTAATCCAAGGTGAGCTAATAAGTGGTTCTGAACTTTGGTATGTCAGAAATGCTATCTATTATAAACGACACGAACTTACGACACGAAATACGCTAATGTTTGTTAGCAGAAGCGATTCTATAAACTGGCAAGAAATAGATAATAAGGGACCATCTCTTGTGATTACCGATAAACCTAAAGAGGAAATGAAAGGTGCAATGTCAAATACTACAGTAATAAAAGTTAAAAGTCTCGTGCAAGCATATTGGGGATTCATGGATTATTATCGAAAACTTTTTCACATTCCAGTTGTAGCTATAACAGGTACATGTGGTAAAACGACAACGAAGGAAATGATTAAACATATACTAAGTGAAGATAGGAATGTTCATGCATCTATAAGCAGTAAGAATGAACCAAGGCAATCCCTACCTTATTTGGTGGGTATCAATGACCGAACCGAAGCGGCAGTTTTTGAGCTTGGATTGGGTAACTCGGGTAATATAAAACATCAGTGTATGATTTATCAGCCGACAATTGGGATAATTACTAATATTGGCGTTCATCATTTAGATGGTTGTGGTAATCTCGAAGGGTATATAAAAGCTAAGTCAGAAATAGTAGATGGAGTGTCAAAAGACGGTACACTAATCATAAACGCAGATGATATAAATACGAAGAAAGTGTCATTACGTAATTTTAAGGGGAAAATTATTTACTTTGGAAGTAGTCAAAAATCTGATTTCAGAGCATCGGATGTAAAGTTTACAAATAAGGGCATGAGTTTTTCTTTTCATTTTTCAAATAAAACATTTAAAGCTTTCATCTCTGGATACGGAGAACATCAGGTTTATAATGCACTTGCTGCGCTTGCAGCTATTCACGTAATGGGGATGGATTTGGAGGATGCAATTCCTCGTCTAGCGACATTTCAAAATATGACCAGACACCTTGAATTTTCAAATGGAATTGGTGGAAGTACAATAATTGATGATACATGGACAAATAATCCTACTTCCGTTGAGGCAGCATTAAATGTATTAGATACAATTGGGGTAGATAAAAACGTTATTTTAGTACTCGGTGATATTAATCGATTAGGAAACTTTGAAAAAAAGTATCATGCAGAAATCGGTAGCCTTGTTGCAAAAAGGAATATTCATAGTTTGATAACTATAGGAAGCAAAGCAGAAGAAATTGCAAGGCAGGCGTTAAAAGAAGGTACTAAGGCGGATGTCCATATATTCCAAAATGTACAAGGAGTAATGGAAGTTTTAAAACCAAAGTTGAATTATCAAACAATTTTGTTGATTAAGGGGCCAATGTCAAGCAGGTCTATGATTGATTTTGCTAATAGTTTAAAAAAGAATAATGCGTAG
- a CDS encoding C40 family peptidase: MKKQLVITTLTAVISLSTISGIVPVDHNEYKASAATINSQNNQQAVEAKADQLIQTAKSLIGKSTYSNTVYKPTYPYKFSCATFLMYIFEKNGVDLATYNEDYMMKQGSYVAKSQLQKGDLLFFDSRGGSIPNHVAMYIGDNKVIHMADPKQNIVISDLDSKPYYKDNYITARRVLPTLLPSNPATKGDNIVTKAYSLKDKVTMGTVNSPSSLRFTATGFVDYIYKTNGVTLRTTNIKELMKKGTTVSKANLKKGDLIYFNSVVGSSNPTVVGIYAGDHRIIVPSSNGVTSRVLFVDYYKKHYITAKRVF; encoded by the coding sequence ATGAAAAAACAATTAGTTATCACTACATTAACAGCTGTTATCAGTTTAAGTACAATAAGTGGAATTGTCCCTGTTGATCATAATGAATACAAAGCCTCGGCTGCAACAATAAATTCTCAAAATAACCAGCAAGCAGTAGAAGCTAAAGCAGACCAATTAATACAAACTGCAAAAAGTTTAATCGGTAAGTCTACGTATAGCAATACTGTGTACAAGCCTACTTATCCTTACAAATTTTCATGTGCAACTTTTCTCATGTATATATTCGAAAAAAATGGAGTTGACTTAGCTACATACAATGAAGACTATATGATGAAACAGGGTTCATATGTTGCAAAGAGTCAATTGCAAAAAGGGGATTTGCTTTTCTTTGATAGCAGAGGCGGAAGTATTCCTAATCACGTAGCTATGTATATAGGTGACAATAAAGTCATCCATATGGCAGACCCTAAACAAAACATTGTCATTTCTGATTTAGATAGCAAGCCATATTATAAAGATAATTATATTACAGCACGAAGAGTGTTACCTACTCTACTCCCTTCTAACCCAGCAACTAAAGGGGATAATATTGTTACTAAAGCTTATAGTTTAAAAGATAAAGTGACTATGGGTACTGTTAATAGTCCGTCGTCCTTACGTTTTACGGCGACTGGGTTTGTAGACTATATTTATAAAACAAACGGAGTCACATTAAGAACTACAAATATTAAAGAATTAATGAAAAAAGGAACCACAGTTTCTAAAGCTAACTTGAAGAAAGGTGATCTAATTTACTTTAATAGTGTGGTGGGATCAAGCAATCCAACAGTGGTAGGTATCTATGCAGGAGATCATCGTATTATTGTCCCTAGTTCAAATGGGGTCACATCAAGAGTTCTATTTGTAGATTATTACAAGAAGCATTATATTACTGCAAAACGTGTTTTCTAA
- the fabI gene encoding enoyl-ACP reductase FabI, translating to MRDLIQLKGKNIVVMGVANERSLAWGVAKSLFEVGANVVFTYRKERSLGKIEKLLKDNNLEAKLVVECDVNNDDSIKAAFQQIGEEAGVIHGVVHSVAFAHAEDLKGDFLQTSREGYAFAQDTSAYSLIAAAREATPFMTEGGSIVTMTYLGAERVLEGYNVMGIAKASLEASVKYLALDLGKNNVRINAVSAGAVRTLAAKGISSFNTILHQIEEKSPLKRNVTQQEVGDMTVALLSNLSSGVTGEVIFVDSGYNIMG from the coding sequence ATGAGAGACTTAATTCAATTAAAAGGTAAAAATATTGTTGTTATGGGTGTTGCAAATGAGCGTAGCCTAGCATGGGGAGTAGCGAAGTCGTTATTTGAAGTAGGCGCAAATGTTGTTTTTACATACCGTAAAGAACGTTCCCTTGGAAAAATAGAAAAGTTATTGAAAGATAATAATTTAGAGGCAAAACTAGTAGTAGAATGTGATGTAAATAATGATGATAGTATTAAGGCTGCATTCCAACAAATTGGAGAGGAAGCTGGAGTAATCCATGGTGTAGTACACTCTGTTGCCTTTGCACATGCGGAAGATTTAAAAGGTGACTTTTTACAAACTTCAAGAGAAGGCTATGCTTTTGCACAAGATACAAGTGCTTATTCGCTTATTGCTGCAGCCAGAGAAGCAACGCCTTTTATGACCGAAGGTGGATCTATCGTAACAATGACATACTTAGGTGCTGAACGTGTACTAGAAGGCTATAATGTAATGGGGATCGCCAAAGCATCTCTAGAAGCATCTGTTAAGTATTTGGCTTTGGACCTAGGGAAAAACAATGTACGTATAAATGCTGTTTCTGCTGGAGCAGTTCGCACATTGGCTGCAAAAGGAATCTCTTCTTTCAATACGATTTTGCACCAAATTGAAGAAAAGTCACCATTAAAAAGAAACGTGACGCAACAAGAAGTAGGAGATATGACCGTTGCACTATTAAGTAATTTATCAAGTGGTGTAACAGGTGAAGTTATCTTTGTAGATTCTGGCTATAATATTATGGGTTAA